In Mycolicibacterium phocaicum, one DNA window encodes the following:
- a CDS encoding SigB/SigF/SigG family RNA polymerase sigma factor — MLEKRLPDGARHADEYADVPELVAELRALPAESDEFARRREQIVLRCCPLADRLARHFDGRGENLDDLVQVARVGLIQAINRFDPDNGAGFVAFAVPTIMGELRRHFRDYGWKVHVPRSIRDIRQQIKGATTELTQRLGRSPNTSELADALSVSPEQIIEGLLAANAYQPQSLDMPVVDNDDNPQSLSDLLGDVDEGFERITDRESVKPVLQSLPVREQRILYLRFFAAKTQRQIADTIGVSQMHVSRILERTLREIREQVAQS, encoded by the coding sequence TTGCTGGAGAAGCGTTTACCTGATGGAGCCCGGCACGCCGACGAATATGCGGATGTCCCGGAATTGGTGGCGGAGCTACGCGCGCTGCCGGCGGAATCCGACGAATTCGCTCGGCGGCGCGAACAGATCGTGTTGCGGTGCTGCCCGTTGGCGGACCGGCTGGCGCGTCATTTCGATGGCCGCGGAGAAAACCTCGATGACCTCGTTCAGGTTGCCCGGGTTGGGCTGATCCAGGCGATCAACCGTTTCGATCCGGACAACGGGGCGGGTTTTGTGGCGTTCGCAGTCCCGACGATCATGGGGGAGTTGCGCCGGCATTTCCGCGACTATGGCTGGAAAGTCCACGTGCCGAGGAGCATTCGCGACATCCGTCAGCAGATCAAGGGCGCGACAACGGAACTGACGCAGCGGTTGGGGCGGTCGCCGAACACCAGTGAGCTGGCGGACGCGTTGTCCGTTTCGCCGGAACAGATCATCGAAGGCCTGTTGGCGGCCAATGCTTATCAGCCGCAGTCGCTCGACATGCCCGTCGTCGACAATGACGACAATCCGCAGTCGCTCTCCGACCTGCTCGGTGATGTCGACGAAGGATTCGAGCGGATCACCGACCGCGAATCGGTCAAGCCGGTGCTGCAATCGCTGCCGGTCCGCGAACAACGCATCCTCTATCTGCGGTTCTTCGCAGCCAAGACGCAGCGCCAGATCGCGGACACGATCGGCGTCTCGCAGATGCATGTCTCGCGGATCCTGGAACGGACGCTGCGGGAGATTCGCGAACAGGTCGCGCAGAGCTGA
- a CDS encoding globin domain-containing protein: MLSTSALSPAHAEVVKATLPVVGGAIGEITPVFYRRLFAAHPELERDLFNRGNQANGSQQKALAGSVAMYATLLVDPDAPGADVIERIAHKHASLGVAPEQYPVVYEHLFAAIVEVLGADVVTADVAEAWTAVYWSMADMLIGRERELYEAAGTDPEHVWLPVKVVDRVQQSPVTVAFGLAAVDGGRLPDFAPGQYISVAVQLPDGARQIRQYSLSHAGADDRWRISVRRDGAVSSYLHEYVFEGDVLQVSHPFGDITLDSPAETPLLLISAGIGITPVLGMLYFIAAEQPGRPVTVVHCERTRASHAHRAELADLVAQIPGAALHTWYDGLPDGYPLTEPDRRGRIDLSAIEFPSDANVYICGPTPFMEAAVRQLGEAGVPRDRIWFEAFSPLAV, encoded by the coding sequence ATGTTGTCCACGTCCGCGTTGTCCCCGGCCCATGCCGAGGTCGTCAAGGCCACCCTGCCGGTGGTCGGGGGTGCGATCGGCGAGATCACGCCGGTCTTCTACCGTCGCCTGTTCGCGGCACATCCCGAATTGGAGCGGGACCTGTTCAACCGCGGCAACCAGGCGAACGGCTCGCAGCAGAAGGCATTGGCGGGGTCGGTCGCGATGTACGCCACGCTGCTCGTCGACCCTGATGCGCCCGGTGCGGACGTCATCGAGCGGATCGCGCACAAGCATGCGTCCCTGGGTGTGGCGCCGGAGCAGTACCCGGTGGTCTATGAGCACCTGTTCGCGGCGATCGTCGAGGTGCTCGGCGCCGACGTCGTCACCGCGGACGTGGCCGAGGCGTGGACCGCGGTGTACTGGTCGATGGCCGACATGCTGATCGGCCGCGAACGGGAGTTGTACGAGGCGGCCGGCACCGATCCGGAGCATGTCTGGCTGCCCGTCAAGGTTGTCGACAGGGTGCAGCAGTCGCCGGTCACCGTGGCGTTCGGGCTCGCCGCCGTCGATGGTGGCAGGCTTCCCGATTTCGCTCCGGGACAGTACATTTCGGTGGCGGTGCAACTGCCCGACGGGGCGCGGCAGATTCGTCAGTACAGCCTGTCGCACGCCGGCGCCGACGACCGGTGGCGCATCTCGGTGCGCCGCGACGGCGCGGTGTCGTCGTACCTGCACGAGTACGTGTTCGAAGGTGACGTGCTGCAGGTCTCGCACCCCTTCGGGGACATCACCCTGGACAGTCCGGCGGAGACACCGCTGTTGCTGATCTCGGCGGGCATCGGCATCACGCCGGTGCTGGGCATGCTGTACTTCATCGCGGCCGAGCAGCCGGGACGCCCCGTGACCGTCGTGCACTGCGAACGCACCCGTGCCAGTCACGCCCACCGTGCCGAACTCGCCGATCTCGTCGCACAGATTCCCGGTGCCGCGCTGCACACGTGGTACGACGGGCTGCCTGACGGCTATCCGCTGACCGAACCGGATCGTCGCGGCCGAATTGACCTGAGCGCCATCGAGTTTCCGTCCGACGCCAACGTCTACAT